TCAGTTCGATCTTCACGGCGTCAGCGGCTTCGATCTGCACGGCTTTTTCGCTGCCGTAGAAGTCGCCGTTGCTCATGTGTGCGATGTGCGACTTGGAATCAGCAGCCCAGGCGCCCATTTTGTGCGGGTGCTTGCGCGCGTAGTTCTTGACCGACAGCGGTGCGCGGCGGTCGGAGTTGCCTTCGCGCAGTACCGGGTTCACGGCGCTGCCCTTGACCTTGTCGTAACGTGCACGGGTTTCTTTTTCCGCGTCGGTGGTTACGGTTTCCGGGTAGTCCGGCAGGGCGTAGCCCTGGGCCTGCAGTTCCTTGATCGCCGCTTGCAGCTGCGGGGTCGAGGCGCTGATGTTAGGCAGCTTGATGATGTTGGCTTCAGGCGTAACGGCCAGGTCGCCCAGTTCGGCGAGGTGGTCCGGGATAGCCTTGGTGCCCAGTTGCTCGGGGAAGCTTGCGAGGATGCGCGCGGCCAAGGAAATGTCGCGGGTTTCCACAGCAATATCAGCGGAAGCGGTGAAGGCCTCTACGATAGGCAGCAGTGAATAGGTGGCGAGGGCTGGGGCTTCGTCGGTGAAGGTGTAGATGATCTTCGAGCGGGTGGGCATATTCGGATTAACTCTCTTCTTTGCTGAAAGCGTGCGCAGAAACTCGAGATGCGCCGGGTGGAGCGCGTTCGTTCAAAGTCATCCATGAGCGAAATGTCGAGGTTTCTTCGCGGTGATGTTGGTTTGCATCAGTCGAGCGTCAAGCGTTTGGACTATGGTAATAGTCCTGCTTTCTGGCTGAGGGCTACTGTCTAGAGCGGTCAACCGTCGTGACTCTTTGGTCAGCGGCGGCATTATACATAGGTCGCTATGCTTACGCCGAGCCTTCATACAAAAGGTGTGTCGTCCATTGGTCTAAAGGTCGCAGGGCGCAAATCGCGGCGAGCGCTGCACGATGTGCTCAAGATTGGCGATTTTGCCTTTGCTTTCAGGCTTGTAGGCGACAAATTATGCTGTTTTCGATGCAAATGAGCATGGCGCGAGGTTTCAGTCGCCATTTATCTGGAGTAGGCTCGAACGCAGCCAGATGTTCAATCCATAGATGGAGTTCAGCATGGGATACAAGAAGATTCAGGTTCCGGCAGTCGGCGACAAAATCACCGTCAATGCAGACCATTCTCTCAATGTTCCTGACCAACCGATCATCCCTTATATAGAAGGCGACGGTATTGGCGTCGACATCAGCCCGGTGATGATCAAGGTGGTCGACGCAGCTGTTGAAAAGGCCTACGGCGGCAAGCGCAAAATCTCCTGGATGGAGGTGTATGCCGGCGAGAAGGCGACTCAAGTCTACGACCAGGACACCTGGCTGCCTCAGGAAACCCTGGATGCGGTCAAGGATTACGTGGTTTCCATCAAAGGCCCGCTGACCACGCCGGTGGGCGGCGGCATCCGTTCGCTGAACGTGGCCCTGCGTCAGCAGCTCGATTTGTATGTATGCCTGCGCCCGGTGCGCTGGTTTGAAGGTGTGCCCAGCCCGGTCAAGAAGCCTGGCGACGTGGACATGACCATCTTCCGTGAAAACTCTGAAGATATTTACGCCGGTATCGAGTGGAAAGCCGGTTCGCCGGAAGCGATCAAGGTGATCAAGTTCCTCAAGGAAGAAATGGGCGTTACCAAGATTCGTTTTGACCAGGACTGCGGGATTGGTATCAAGCCGGTTTCCAAGGAAGGCACCGAGCGCCTGGCGCGCAAAGCCCTGCAATATGTAGTGGATAATGACCGTGATTCGCTGACCATCGTGCACAAAGGCAACATCATGAAGTTCACCGAGGGTGCCTTCAAAGAGTGGGCCTACGGTATTGCCGAAAAAGAATTTGGCGCGACCCTGCTCGACGGCGGCCCGTGGATGCAGTTCAAAAACCCGAAAACCGGCAAGAATGTGGTGGTCAAGGACGCGATTGCCGACGCCATGCTCCAGCAGATTCTGTTGCGTCCGGCGGAATATGATGTGATTGCGACCCTCAATCTGAACGGTGACTACCTGTCTGACGCGCTGGCAGCGGAAGTAGGCGGCATTGGTATTGCGCCGGGTGCTAACTTGTCGGATACCGTGGCGATGTTCGAAGCCACCCACGGTACCGCGCCTAAATATGCAGGTAAGGATCAGGTCAACCCGGGTTCGTTGATCCTGTCGGCAGAGATGATGCTGCGGCACATGGGCTGGACTGAAGCGGCGGATCTGATCATCAAGGGCACCAATGGTGCGATTTCGGCGAAGACCGTGACCTATGACTTTGAGCGTTTGATGGACGGCGCGAAACTGGTGTCGTCGTCAGGGTTTGGCGACGCACTGATTTCGCATATGTAAGGTGACGCTATAAAAAAGCCGGCCATTCTAATGACTCAGAATGGCCGGCTTTTTTCGTGCGGTTTGCTTAAGGGTTGATCAGGCCGTTTGTTTGTCTTTTGGGTGGGGGGCTTGACCTGCCTTGAGTTTTGTTTCGTGCGCTTCGTCGTGGATTGATCCAGGTGCAGCTGCGCAGGCTGCACAAATTCCGACGGCGTGCAGGCCTTTCGGCCCTTGAATGATTTCAAACTCCACAGGCTGGCCTGCCTTCAAGGTTTTGTATCCTTCCATCTGGATTGCGGAAAAATGCGCAAAGAGATCCTCGGATTTGCCATCCTCAACGATGAACCCATACCCCTTGGCATTGTTAAACCATTTGACCTTGCCACTGATCTTGACGCCAGACATACCCATATCCCTCTGCACCAGACTCCATCACTGGAGTATCATCCAGTTTATCCGTCCTAACCCGAATAAATAAGGTTGACTGCGCGGACCTTTTTTACCCACTGTGGGTTCTATTGGTTGTAACACCGTTTCGCCGATAGTCAAGGCGACCAGCCGGTCAGTAGTTGAAAATCTGACAGGTCGCCCCCACCACTGTATTTGAACCACTGACGAACCTTTCTTTCCATGCATGCAAACAGCCAGATTCGACTAACATTCAATCAGGATCGCCCGGATCAGGAACACGATGACGACGGTTCTGCAGGCATTGCTGTCCAGGAGGCGAAGCCTGCTTTACAGGCGCCGCCGATGTACAAGGTGGTTTTGTTTAATGATGACTACACACCGATGGATTTCGTCGTCGAAGTGCTCGAGGTGTTTTTTAACCTGAACCGCGAGCTGGCGACCAAGGTAATGCTGGCCGTTCACACAGAAGGACGGGCAGTATGTGGAGTGTTTACCCGTGACATCGCCGAGACAAAGGCCATGCAGGTCAACCAGTACGCCAGGGAAAGCCAGCATCCGCTACTCTGTGAAATCGAGAAGGACGGTTAACGCCGACCACTTGGGTATGAGGTGAAGCTATGTTAAACCGCGAGCTCGAAGTCACCCTCAATCTTGCCTTCAAGGAGGCCCGTTCGAAGCGTCATGAATTCATGACCGTCGAGCACCTGCTGCTGGCACTTTTGGATAACGAAGCTGCCGCCACCGTTCTACGTGCGTGCGGCGCCAACCTCGACAAACTCAAGCATGACCTGCAGGAGTTTATCGACTCCACCACGCCATTGATCCCCGTGCATGACGAGGACCGTGAAACCCAGCCAACCCTGGGCTTTCAGCGGGTATTGCAGCGTGCTGTCTTCCACGTACAGAGCTCCGGTAAGCGTGAGGTCACGGGCGCCAATGTGCTTGTGGCGATTTTCAGCGAGCAGGAAAGCCAGGCAGTGTTCCTGCTCAAGCAGCAGAGCGTTGCCCGTATTGATGTCGTCAACTACATCGCCCACGGTATCTCCAAGGTGCCAGGGCACGGCGATCATTCCGAGGGTGAGCAGGATATGCAGGACGACGAGGGCGGTGAGTCTTCTTCTTCGGGCAATCCACTGGATGCCTATGCCAGCAACCTCAACGAACTGGCGCGCCAAGGGCGGATTGACCCGCTGGTGGGGCGTGAGCTTGAGGTTGAGCGTGTAGCGCAGATCCTCGCGCGTCGTCGCAAGAATAATCCGCTGCTGGTGGGCGAGGCGGGCGTGGGTAAAACCGCGATTGCCGAAGGCCTGGCCAAGCGCATCGTGGATAACCAGGTGCCGGATCTGCTGGCCAACAGCGTCGTCTACTCCCTTGACCTGGGCGCGTTGCTCGCCGGGACCAAGTACCGTGGCGATTTCGAGAAACGCTTCAAGGCGCTGCTCGGCGAACTGAAAAAACGCCCGCAGGCGATCCTGTTTATCGATGAGATCCACACCATCATTGGCGCCGGTGCGGCGTCCGGTGGGGTAATGGACGCCTCCAACCTGCTCAAGCCGCTGCTGTCGTCGGGTGATATCCGCTGCATCGGTTCGACCACGTTCCAGGAATTTCGCGGCATCTTCGAAAAAGACCGTGCCCTGGCGCGTCGCTTCCAGAAAGTCGACGTGTCCGAGCCTTCGGTTGAAGACACCATCGGCATCCTGCGCGGCCTCAAGGGGCGCTTCGAGGCGCACCACGGCATCGAATACACCGATGAAGCCCTGCGCGCCGCTGCTGAGCTGGCATCGCGCTACATCAATGACCGGCATATGCCGGACAAGGCCATCGACGTGATCGACGAGGCGGGTGCCTACCAGCGCCTGCAACCGGTCGAGAAGCGTGTGAAACGCATCGACGTGCCTCAAGTCGAGGACATCGTGGCGAAGATCGCGCGTATTCCGCCTAAGCACGTCAACAGTTCCGACAAGGAGCTGCTGCGTAACCTGGATCGCGACCTCAAGCTCACGGTGTTTGGCCAGGATGCCGCGATCGACGCGCTGTCCACCGCGATCAAGCTCTCGCGTGCGGGCCTCAAGTCGCCGGATAAACCGGTCGGCTCGTTCCTGTTCGCAGGCCCGACCGGCGTCGGCAAGACCGAAGCGGCGCGGCAATTGGCCAAGGCCATGGGCATTGAGCTGGTGCGTTTTGACATGTCCGAATACATGGAGCGCCACACCGTGTCGCGCCTGATCGGCGCGCCTCCGGGCTATGTCGGGTTCGACCAGGGCGGCCTGCTGACCGAAGCCATCACCAAGCAGCCGCACTGCGTGTTGTTGCTCGATGAAATCGAAAAGGCCCACCCGGAAGTCTTTAACCTGCTGCTGCAGGTCATGGACCACGGCACCCTGACCGATAACAACGGGCGCAAGGCGGACTTCCGCAACGTCATCGTGATCATGACCACCAACGCCGGTGCTGAAACCGCCGCGCGGGCCTCCATCGGCTTTACCCATCAGGACCACTCGTCTGATGCGATGGAAGTGATCAAGAAGAGCTTCACGCCGGAGTTCCGCAACCGTCTGGACACCATTATCCAGTTTGGTCGCCTCAGCCATGAGGTCATCAAAAGCGTGGTGGACAAGTTCCTTACCGAGCTTCAGGCGCAGTTGGAAGACAAGCGCGTGCAGCTGGAAGTAACGGACGCGGCGCGCAACTGGCTGGCCGAAGGCGGCTACGACTCGGCAATGGGCGCTCGCCCAATGGCGCGTCTGATCCAGGACAAGATCAAGCGGCCGCTGGCCGAAGAGATCCTGTTTGGCGAGCTTTCCGACCATGGTGGCGTGGTGCATATCGACCTGAAGGATGGCGAGCTGACCTTCGAGTTCGAAACCACGGCCGAAATGGCCTGATAGCTGATTGCAACACAGCAAAAAGGCGCCGAAAGGCGCCTTTTTTCTATCTCGAGAACACAATCGTCAAAACACTGGTGATCCCCTGTGGGAGCGGGCTTGCTCGCGAACGCGGTGGGTCAGTGACAGATGAATTGACTGATACAGCGCATTCGCGAGCAAGCCCGCTCCCACAAGTATTTGGGGTGTTGGATAAATCGCGCACACACAAAAACGCCCGGCATAACCGGGCGTTTTGTATTGACTTGCTTAACGAGCGCGGTAAGTGATGCGCCCTTTGCTCAAGTCATAGGGCGTCAGCTCGACGCGCACTTTGTCACCGGTAAGAATACGAATGTAGTTCTTGCGCATCTTGCCGGAGATATGCGCGGTTACGACGTGCCCATTTTCCAACTCCACACGAAACATGGTGTTGGGCAGGGTGTCGACGACAGTGCCTTCCATTTCGAAGCTGTCTTCTTTCGACATGCAGTAAAGCCCTCGGTATCCAGTGAATGGCCCGGTGCAACTGCGCCAGGCAAAAGCGGCGTGCATTGTGCCCGAAAAAGGGTGTTTAAGCCAAGGGGTTCTAGTTAAGCGTTACCCATCTTTGATTAATCAGTAGCTCAATGGGCCGATATTGGGTCTTGTAGTTCATCTTTTTGCAGTTCTTGATCCAGTATCCGAGGTACACCGCTTCCAGTTCCAGGCGCGCGGCTTCACCGATTTGCCACAAAATCGCAAAGCGCCCAAGGCTGCGGCGTTCTTCGGCCGGCTCGTAGAAGGTGTAGACCGCCGACAGGCCGTTGGGCAGCAGGTCGGTCACCGCCACCGCCAACAGGCGGCCGTCCAGGCGGAACTCATAGAAACGCGAGAAGGGCAGGTCGCGCACCAGGAAGGTCGAAAACTGATCGCGGCTGGGCGGGAACATATCGCCGTCCGCATGGCGTTGTTCGATATAGCGCTGGTAAAGATCGAAATACTCTTCGCTGTACTGCGGCTTGGTGGCCGTGACCGTCAGGTCGGCGTTACGTTTGAGGATGCGTTTCTGGTTGCGGTCCGGCAAAAACTGCGCAACCGGGATGCGCGCAGGCACGCACGCATTGCAATTCTGGCAATGGGGCCGGTACAGATGATCGCCGCTGCGCCGAAAACCCATCTCTGAGAGGTCGGCATACACATGCACGTCCATCGGCTGGCTGGGGTCGAGGAACAGTGTGGTGGCCTGCTCGTCGGGCAGATAGCTGCAAGAGTGGGCTTGAGTGGCATAAAACTTCAAGCGCGCCAGCTCGGTCATGATCAACCCTCGGGATAAGCTTTGAAATAAGTGTAAGCCAGGTACGAGGAAGTCGCCTAGGAAACCCACGGGCCAGAGCTGGGTTGGTCTAAATGGTTACGCAGGAAGCCGGCAAATTCACTGCGTGGTATGGCGCGGGCGCCGAGGCTGTGCAGGTGGTCATTGGGCATCTGGCAGTCGATCAGGACAAAACCCCAGGCCAGCAACTGGCGGGTCAGCGTGGCAAAGCCGAACTTGGAGGCATTGTCGGCGCGACTGAACATCGATTCGCCAAAAAACAACTGGCCCATTGCCAGGCCATACAGGCCGCCGACCAACTTGCCGTCATCCCACACTTCGACGGAGTGCGCGTAGCCGCGCTGGTGCAGCTCCAGGTAGGCGCTTTGGATACCTTCGGTGATCCAGGTGCCATCTGCATAAGCGCGCGGCGCAGCGCATGCCTGGATGACGGCGGCGAAGTCCTGGTCAAAGGTCACGCTATAACGCTGCTGGCGCAACAGTTTGCCCAGGCTGCGTGACACGTGCAGCTCGTCGGGGAATATCACTGTGCGCGGGTCTGGCGACCACCAGAGGATCGGCTGGCCATCGGAGAACCACGGGAAGCAGCCATGGCGGTAGGCCTGGATCAGTCGTTCGGCCGACAGGTCGCCACCGGCGGCCAGCAGGCCATTGGGTTCGCGCATGGCTTTGGCCAGCGGCGGGAAAGTCAGGGAATCGCGTTGCAACCAGGTCAGCATGGCATCCAGGCTTACGGTAGGGGAGGGGAGTGGCAGGTATGACGCCTGCCACATGTGGGGGTGATTATTGTCGACAAGGCGCTGTGGGGCCAGCCCGAATCGGGCATCGGCGTGCAATAGCGTTAACGGGTGTTTCTGCAACTCTGCCCCGCAGGCGCGGTCGTAATCGGGTCTGGGCGATGCAGGCCAATTGCCAAGCTTGTCTACTTTGATAAAAACAGCGCATAAGCCTTTGTCAGCAAAGACAATGCATGCTCAAATTGAACCGGCTGTGACACAGCCTCTGTCCAGGCCTCCGGGTGAGGGCAAGTACGTGGCATCGCCGACGCAAACCCGTACAATGCGGGCATTGTGGCGTTATCGCCCTTTCACCTGTTCATCACCCAATGTTAAAAGTAGTTTCAGCGACATTCGTTCATTTTTCAGCTGCTCGGATTGAGCAGTGTGCAGTCATTCAACAGATGGACGCGCTAAAGGCGCAGGAATAGACCCGTTTTGAAGAAATCCGCCGCAACACCTAAAGCAGCAGTCGTGCCGGCCTGGCGTCAGCACCTGCATTACCGACTCAAGGAAGGCGCGCTGATCGCTATCGGCGCCCTGTGCCTGTTCCTGATGATGGCCTTGCTCACCTATGGCAAGGACGATCCGGGCTGGAGCCACAACAGCAAGATCGAAGACGTGCAGAACTTCGGCGGCCCCGCCGGTTCCTACAGCGCCGATATCCTGTTTATGGTGCTGGGTTACTTTGCGTATATCTTCCCGCTGTTGCTGGCGATCAAGACCTGGCAGATCTTCCGCCAGCGTCACGAACCGTGGCAGTGGAGCGGCTGGTTGTTCTCCTGGCGCCTGATCGGCCTGGTGTTTCTGGTGTTGTCCGGCGCGGCGCTGGCGCATATCCATTTTCATGCACCTACCGGCCTGCCGGCGGGCGCGGGCGGGGCGTTGGGCGAAAGCCTCGGCGACCTGGCGCGCAAGACTCTGAACATCCAGGGCAGCACCTTGATGTTTATCGCGCTGTTCCTGTTCGGCCTCACCGTGTTCACCGACCTGTCGTGGTTCAAGGTGATGGACGTGACCGGCAAGATCACCCTCGACCTGCTCGAATTGTTCCAGGGCGCCGCCAACCGTTGGTGGTCGGCCCGTGTTGATCGCAAACGCATGGTCGCGCAACTGCGTGAGGTAGACACTCGCGTGAACGAAGTGGTGGCCCCGAGTACGCCGGACCGCCGTGAGCAGGCCAAGGTCAAGGAACGCTTGATCGAGCGCGAGCAGGCCCTGAGCAAGCACATGTCGGACCGCGAGAAGCAGGTGCCGCCGGTGATTGCCCCGGCACCGCCCAAGGCGCCGGAGCCGAGCCATCGTGTGCAGAAAGAGAAGCAGGCGCCGTTGTTTGTCGACAGCGCCGTCGAAGGCACTCTGCCGCCGATCTCGATTCTCGACCCGGCCGAAAAGAAACAACTCAATTATTCCCCGGAGTCCCTGGCGGCGGTTGGGCATCTGCTGGAAATCAAGCTCAAGGAATTCGGCGTCGAAGTCTCGGTAGATTCTATCCACCCAGGCCCGGTGATTACCCGTTACGAAATCCAGCCTGCCGCCGGCGTCAAGGTCAGCCGTATCTCCAACCTGGCCAAAGACTTGGCCCGTTCCCTGGCCGTAACCAGTGTGCGTGTGGTGGAAGTGATCCCGGGCAAGACCACCGTCGGCATCGAGATTCCCAACGAAGACCGCCAGATCGTGCGCTTCTCCGAAGTGCTGTCGACGCCGGAATACGACAACTTCAAATCGCCGGTCACCCTGGCCCTCGGCCATGACATCGGTGGCAAGCCGGTGATCACCGACCTGGCGAAAATGCCACACCTGCTGGTGGCCGGTACCACCGGTTCCGGTAAGTCGGTGGGCGTGAACGCGATGATCCTGTCGATCCTGTTCAAGTCCGGCCCGGATGACGCCAAGCTGATCATGATCGACCCGAAGATGCTCGAATTGTCGATCTACGAAGGCATCCCGCACCTGCTGTGCCCGGTGGTGACCGACATGAAGGACGCCGCCAACGCCCTGCGCTGGAGCGTCGCCGAGATGGAGCGCCGCTACAAGCTGATGGCGAAGATGGGCGTGCGAAACCTGTCGGGCTTCAATGCCAAGGTCAAGGAAGCCCAGGACGCCGGCACACCGCTGACCGACCCACTGTACAAGCGCGAAAGCATCCACGACGAAGCGCCGCTGCTGACCAAGCTGCCGACCATCGTGGTGGTGGTCGACGAGTTTGCCGACATGATGATGATCGTCGGCAAGAAGGTTGAAGAACTGATCGCGCGTATCGCCCAAAAGGCCCGTGCGGCCGGTATTCACTTGATCCTCGCGACCCAGCGGCCGTCGGTGGATGTGATCACCGGCTTGATCAAGGCCAACATTCCAACGCGGATGGCGTTCCAGGTTTCCAGCAAGATCGACTCGCGTACCATCATCGACCAGGGCGGCGCCGAGCAATTGCTCGGCCACGGTGACATGCTGTACATGCCGCCCGGTACCAGCCTGCCGATTCGGGTACACGGCGCGTTTGTGTCCGATGACGAAGTGCATCGCGTGGTCGAAGCCTGGAAACTGCGTGGCGCGCCGGAATACAACGACGACATCCTCGCGGGCGTGGAAGAGGCCGGCAGCGGCTTCGACGGCGGCAGTGGTGGTGGCGACGATGATGCTGAAACCGACGCCCTGTACGACGAAGCCGTGGCCTTTGTACTCGAAAGCCGCCGCGCCTCGATCTCTGCGGTGCAGCGCAAGCTGAAAATTGGCTACAACCGCGCCGCGCGCATGATCGAGTCGATGGAAAATGCGGGCGTCGTCACCCCAATGAACACCAACGGTTCGCGCGAAGTCATCGCCCCCGGGCAGATGCGCGACTGACCCCGTGCCGCGTGGCAGCACGCGGCTCGCCCTGACTACTCAATGAGGATTCCCATGCGCTTTATCCGCATGCTGTTGTTGCCGGCACTGGCCTTGACTGCCGTTTCGGCCCACGCTGATCCGGCCTCCGTGGCCAGCCTGACCAACCTGTTGGACAAATCCAAGACCCTGACCGCGCGCTTCTCACAGTTGACCCTGGATGCCGGCGGCACGCAGTTGCAGCAGACCGAAGGCGAAATGGCCGTGCAGCGTCCTGGGCTGTTCTACTGGCACACCGAAGGCAAGGCCGAGCAGACCATCGTTTCCGATGGTCAGAAGGTCACCCTGTGGGATCCGGACCTGGAACAGGCCACCATCAAGAAGCTCGACCCGCGCTTGAACCAGACGCCGGCGCTGCTGCTGTCGGGCGATGTGTCGAAGATCAACGACAGCTTCGATATCACCTCCAAGCAAACCAGCAACGTGATCGAGTTCACCCTCAAGCCCAAATCCAAGGACACCCTGTTTGACAGCCTGAACCTGTCGTTCGGCAATGGCGTGATCAACAACATGCGCCTGATCGACAGTGTCGGCCAACGCACCGATATCCTGTTCTCCGGCGTCAAGGCTAACCAGCCAGTAGACCCATCCAAGTTCAAGTTCGTCATCCCCAAGGGTGCCGACGTGATCCAGGAATAAGAACCAGGAATAACCTGTCTAGAGGTTTCAAACGCTGCCCATGGATTTGTTTCGAAGTGACCCGATTGCTCAGCCGCTGGCGGCGCGTTTGCGCTCGACCAACCTGGATGAGTACGTCGGGCAGGAACACCTGCTCGCTCGCGGCAAGCCTCTGCGCGAAGCCCTGGAGCAGGGTGCGCTGCACTCGATGATTTTCTGGGGGCCGCCGGGCGTGGGTAAAACCACCCTGGCGCGGCTGCTGGCGAAAGTCTCGGACGCACACTTCGAAACAGTCTCGGCGGTGCTGGCCGGAGTCAAAGAAATTCGCCAGGCGGTAGAAGTCGCCAAGCAGCAAGCCGGGCAATACGGCAAGCGCACCATCCTGTTCGTCGACGAAGTGCATCGCTTCAACAAGTCGCAGCAGGACGCGTTTTTGCCGTACGTCGAAGATGGCACGCTGATTTTCATTGGCGCGACCACCGAAAACCCTTCGTTCGAACTCAACAACGCCTTGCTCTCGCGAGCGCGTGTCTATGTGCTCAAGAGCCTGGACGAAGCAGCGATGCAAAAGCTGCTGCATCGGGCTTTGAGCGAAGACAAGGGCTTGGGCAAGCGCCAGCTGAGTGTCAGCGATGAAGGTTTCAAGATTCTGCTGGCCGCCGCCGATGGCGATGGCCGGCGCTTTCTGAACCTGCTGGAGAACGCCTCAGACTTGGCCGAAGACGGCCACGAGATTGGCGTCGACCTGCTGCAAAGCCTGCTCGGCGACACGCGCCGTCGTTTCGACAAGGGCGGCGAAGCCTTCTACGACCAGATCTCGGCACTGCACAAATCCGTGCGCGGCTCCAACCCCGACGGCGCGTTGTACTGGTTTGCGCGCATGATCGACGGCGGCTGCGACCCGCTGTACCTGGCGCGCCGCGTGGTGCGCATGGCCAGCGAAGACATCGGCAACGCCGACCCGCGCGCCCTGAGCCTGTGCCTGGCGGCCTGGGATGTGCAGGAGCGCCTGGGCAGCCCGGAAGGCGAGTTGGCCGTGGCCCAGGCCATCACTTACCTGGCCTGCGCGCCAAAAAGCAACGCGGTGTACATGGGCTTCAAATCCGCCCTGCGCGCCGCTGCCGAATACGGCTCCCTCGAAGTGCCGATGCACCTGCGCAACGCGCCCACCAAGCTGATGAAACAGTTGGGTTATGGCGACGAATACCGCTACGCCCACGATGAGCCGGACGCCTACGCGGCCGGCGAAGACTACTTCCCCGATGAGCTTGAGCCCTTGCCGCTTTATCAGCCGGTGCCCCGTGGCCTGGAGCTGAAAATAGGTGAAAAGCTCAATCACCTGGCCCAACTCGACCGCCTCAGCCCAAAACAGCGGAGAAAATAGTGCTCAAGACCATTCTTGCCGTGTCCGCCGCGGGCATCGCTGGTACATTATTGCGTTTCGCCACGGGCACTTGGGTCAGCGCTAACTGGCCAAAGCACTTTTACGCGGCGACCCTGGCGGTCAATCTGGTGGGTTGCCTGATAATCGGCCTGTTGTACGGCTGGTTCCTGTTGCGCCCCGAAGTGCCGATTGAGGTTCGCGCCGGCTTGATTGTCGGCTTTGTAGGCGGTCTTACGACCTTTTCATCCTTTTCACTGGATACGGTGCGCCTGCTGGAA
The window above is part of the Pseudomonas sp. KBS0710 genome. Proteins encoded here:
- the icd gene encoding NADP-dependent isocitrate dehydrogenase, whose product is MGYKKIQVPAVGDKITVNADHSLNVPDQPIIPYIEGDGIGVDISPVMIKVVDAAVEKAYGGKRKISWMEVYAGEKATQVYDQDTWLPQETLDAVKDYVVSIKGPLTTPVGGGIRSLNVALRQQLDLYVCLRPVRWFEGVPSPVKKPGDVDMTIFRENSEDIYAGIEWKAGSPEAIKVIKFLKEEMGVTKIRFDQDCGIGIKPVSKEGTERLARKALQYVVDNDRDSLTIVHKGNIMKFTEGAFKEWAYGIAEKEFGATLLDGGPWMQFKNPKTGKNVVVKDAIADAMLQQILLRPAEYDVIATLNLNGDYLSDALAAEVGGIGIAPGANLSDTVAMFEATHGTAPKYAGKDQVNPGSLILSAEMMLRHMGWTEAADLIIKGTNGAISAKTVTYDFERLMDGAKLVSSSGFGDALISHM
- the cspD gene encoding cold shock domain-containing protein CspD, whose amino-acid sequence is MSGVKISGKVKWFNNAKGYGFIVEDGKSEDLFAHFSAIQMEGYKTLKAGQPVEFEIIQGPKGLHAVGICAACAAAPGSIHDEAHETKLKAGQAPHPKDKQTA
- the clpS gene encoding ATP-dependent Clp protease adapter ClpS is translated as MHANSQIRLTFNQDRPDQEHDDDGSAGIAVQEAKPALQAPPMYKVVLFNDDYTPMDFVVEVLEVFFNLNRELATKVMLAVHTEGRAVCGVFTRDIAETKAMQVNQYARESQHPLLCEIEKDG
- the clpA gene encoding ATP-dependent Clp protease ATP-binding subunit ClpA: MLNRELEVTLNLAFKEARSKRHEFMTVEHLLLALLDNEAAATVLRACGANLDKLKHDLQEFIDSTTPLIPVHDEDRETQPTLGFQRVLQRAVFHVQSSGKREVTGANVLVAIFSEQESQAVFLLKQQSVARIDVVNYIAHGISKVPGHGDHSEGEQDMQDDEGGESSSSGNPLDAYASNLNELARQGRIDPLVGRELEVERVAQILARRRKNNPLLVGEAGVGKTAIAEGLAKRIVDNQVPDLLANSVVYSLDLGALLAGTKYRGDFEKRFKALLGELKKRPQAILFIDEIHTIIGAGAASGGVMDASNLLKPLLSSGDIRCIGSTTFQEFRGIFEKDRALARRFQKVDVSEPSVEDTIGILRGLKGRFEAHHGIEYTDEALRAAAELASRYINDRHMPDKAIDVIDEAGAYQRLQPVEKRVKRIDVPQVEDIVAKIARIPPKHVNSSDKELLRNLDRDLKLTVFGQDAAIDALSTAIKLSRAGLKSPDKPVGSFLFAGPTGVGKTEAARQLAKAMGIELVRFDMSEYMERHTVSRLIGAPPGYVGFDQGGLLTEAITKQPHCVLLLDEIEKAHPEVFNLLLQVMDHGTLTDNNGRKADFRNVIVIMTTNAGAETAARASIGFTHQDHSSDAMEVIKKSFTPEFRNRLDTIIQFGRLSHEVIKSVVDKFLTELQAQLEDKRVQLEVTDAARNWLAEGGYDSAMGARPMARLIQDKIKRPLAEEILFGELSDHGGVVHIDLKDGELTFEFETTAEMA
- the infA gene encoding translation initiation factor IF-1 — its product is MSKEDSFEMEGTVVDTLPNTMFRVELENGHVVTAHISGKMRKNYIRILTGDKVRVELTPYDLSKGRITYRAR
- a CDS encoding arginyltransferase; this encodes MTELARLKFYATQAHSCSYLPDEQATTLFLDPSQPMDVHVYADLSEMGFRRSGDHLYRPHCQNCNACVPARIPVAQFLPDRNQKRILKRNADLTVTATKPQYSEEYFDLYQRYIEQRHADGDMFPPSRDQFSTFLVRDLPFSRFYEFRLDGRLLAVAVTDLLPNGLSAVYTFYEPAEERRSLGRFAILWQIGEAARLELEAVYLGYWIKNCKKMNYKTQYRPIELLINQRWVTLN
- the aat gene encoding leucyl/phenylalanyl-tRNA--protein transferase, whose protein sequence is MLTWLQRDSLTFPPLAKAMREPNGLLAAGGDLSAERLIQAYRHGCFPWFSDGQPILWWSPDPRTVIFPDELHVSRSLGKLLRQQRYSVTFDQDFAAVIQACAAPRAYADGTWITEGIQSAYLELHQRGYAHSVEVWDDGKLVGGLYGLAMGQLFFGESMFSRADNASKFGFATLTRQLLAWGFVLIDCQMPNDHLHSLGARAIPRSEFAGFLRNHLDQPSSGPWVS